Genomic segment of Pelmatolapia mariae isolate MD_Pm_ZW linkage group LG6, Pm_UMD_F_2, whole genome shotgun sequence:
GGGAGTTTGAATTAGAAGATTTTGAAGAACTTGAAATTTCAAGCTCAGATGTTCCTTAAATTTCCAGAGGCCATACCTCCTAAATTTCATTGACTCACATCTGACATACAGTTTATAACAGTCCAGCTACACTGAATGCCTAAACTCCTCAGATGAAGGATTATCTTGAAATCCTTaaagagaagcagcaggaacCACAAAGGGCCAAACTGCTCACCACACAGGAAGTGGTGATAGAGGTAGTTCCCTGCATTCTGGGAGCTTCCTCTTCACCCCCTCTTGAACATGGCCTCCCAGAGTCTGAGCATACTCTCCAAAAAGTGTTACCAAGGCCACTTTGGATCGCGTCTCCAAAACTCTCACAGCGATGGAAAGTCAGGCTTCCGTTCCATCAGAGATGACATGGTCCAGAGCATCCTGACAAAAATCAGAGGGAAATATCCTCAAGAAATTCTACTTAACAACATTGCAAACTTTGCACCAGTGCTGCTCAAGACAGTTTCCGATGTAGCAAAGAACCACATATATAAGATCTTCAAGCCCCTTCAAGTCTGCCAATGTCAGATGTTCTTCCAAATGAAGAACCTCCTTCTGAACGTTCATCATTGTTTGATGTTCCTCGCAATGAAGAACCTACTTCTGAATGTCTGCAAATCTCTAATATTTTTCTCTGATATTCAAGATACTGAACATCTTGAAAAGTTACATAAGAAAAACTGTCTAATGACAAAAGGTCATTAGACAGGTATCTAGAAAATTTAGAACTAGAacacatctgaatgaatattgaaAGCTCATATTCTGTAAATCACCGGAAGAGTGGAATTATGTATCTTAAATATCTAACCTTAAGAATCTCAAATGAATAAACagaatattttcaaaatatctgctgtgtgtgtcagtgctgAATCCTCATTGATTGTGGGTAAAGTTTACACTGATGCAGGCTCACTATGGTGGAGGGCTTCATACCCTACCCCCACCAGAGACTGGCTGCAAACAGGCTGGAGGTGTGTAGGGGCTGGATTGAAATTAGGCTGTCTGCAACGCTGTCTTGTGTTTTAACAAGCTGGATCAAAATAAGTAATGTTACTACCGgtaatgttttgtttcatgCTGGGTAGGAAAAGTTTAACCTCTTCAATGATTAAACTGGGTCATGTGCTAAATTGCCACTTACAACATGATGTAGACTTTATTAATCTCTCACTGGGGAAATTCcagttatgattttttttcctctgtgcaCAAAGTTCAGTGGGACTgataatacatacatacagtctGGATGAAGGACAGTAAtgctgaaggagctgctccCAGCCTCTACGGTTTCATGCAGTGGGTGACAGGTACTGTCCATAATGGACATGTGCTTggctaacatcctcctctcacGAAACTCCTCTATGGGTGTAGGGGGAGAGCTGGCCCTCTTCACCTTCtattaaaactgctttttgtctctctccGTGTTACCACCTCTACAGCTGATACAAACAAAAGATTGCACAAGCCATCACTGTGACATGTTAAGGTTCTCCACACCCCAAAGGACCTGAGCCTGGCACGACTCATCACAGACTACTTCCTGCCTCTCCAGTCTCCATGGCGAGTAAATAAGCGGCCATGTAGCCCTTCTCTTTTGACAGGAAAGCAGTATTATCAGACACGCAGAGCAGATAAAAAGTAAATGTGTAGCAGAGAGGGACAGAAAAAACAATCAGCCAAATGCTGAGAGGTGTCAGTAAACAACagtatcatcatcattattgttGCTTACGATCACTTTTAGTGTGTAGTTTATTTTACTTGATGCTTCTTTTACATCTCTTTAATGAGTATAGGCATACACAACAGATTTAATGTCTATGCCTGGCTTAGTAATTTGCACATGCTGCGATGGTGTGTTCTGCACACAATTCATATTCCTTACCCAACTGTTCCACATTTTCACTGGCTCTGCAGGAAACACTCTTTTCTGGAGTCTGGTTTTATCGAGTGCATGTGAAGGAAAGCTTTTCAATATAGTCAAATGAGGTTAGTATGTCTAACACTATGTCCATCAGTAAAAGTTACACACTGTCAAAAAGTCACATTTTGCAGATTTTGGTGATCATCATCAAAACTACAAAGAAAATGAAGCTTCAGTATGTTTTGAgaaagaggggttttttttgccagctatttgttttttaaaaatcttgtaCAAGAGAAAATGTGAAGTGACATAGCAAGTGTCATAACTTGCTAAAAATAGCTGGAATTGTCAGATATGGGCTAAAACAAGTGTGCCAGTCTGGGTTTCAGTAGGGATGCATCCATAAAGACTGCTACCagacagaacagcagcagaaataaCAGACTACATGAATATATAAGGACTATTGCGTGCAACCATAATAACAAACTTCAGCTTCCTTTTACTATTATTGTATTTACTCAGCAAGAAAGTTGGAAAGATTAGAAATATATCCGACTGCCTCCCAAATCGGCAGTCAGCTGGTTTGTATGAACAGGGCTTTGGGAGGATGTCCTCCAGTTAATTATGGTCTCAGTCTGTGCCAATTAAGGTGCCTTAGTTTATAAGCACTTTAAATGCCAAGAACAGAGTCATTTATAAGCTTAGCAACTGGAGAATATGCCACTGAGTGATTGTTTGCAGAGCAGCTATCCAACTGAAAGGACAAGATCAAAGTCTATGAAtcttcagatatttattttagaCCAGTAAGATGACAAATTCAGCTCACATATACTCACATATATCAAAAAGTTACAGTAAATGACATCAATGACGCATGCATTACTTAATGTTACATTAGCTGTCAAATCCAGACCTCTTGGTAGCCCTCCCCTTCTGGGCTACACCCCTTTGAGGCACGGAGGTACGAAGATAACCTCTGCCTTGATTAGATTGCTTCTTCTGGGTTGGCAAGGAGTTTAAGTTGTACATCTGAATGATGAAGAAAAACCCAGAGAACGCCTGATTCTGCAGGTACTGAGGCAGCCGTTGGACACTCCATACCAGGGCCAGCCAGCTGGTCTGCAAGTTCTGAACCAGAGCTGAAGGCCCAGGTGAACTCCTCATTACCTCCtgagtaaaaaacaaatttcagcaagttcaattcaattttatttgtacagaGCCACATCACaataacagtcgcctcaaggcactttatattgtaaggtaaaggccctacaataatagagagaaaaccctaacaatcagacaaccccctatgagcaagcactttggagacagtgggaagtAAAAACATACATGCAGAGTGGGAGGTACAGATACTTAGGTTAATGTTTTATGTACATTTTCTGTGCTAAACACATCAAGAACAGCTAACAGCACACCTGAACAGCTTGAATCTTGGATCCAGTTTCATGGTAAAGCCTTCTACACATTTTAGCAGTGAGTGAGCACAGTCGCTCAGGGTAACGGCCCCTGAGCGTGACCACTTCAAAACCTTCCATCAAGCGAGCTTCTTCTAGAGATACGAAGAAAAGAAAGGCATCTAAATGGAACTAAATGGCAAAAATCACACAGAAAGCTAATGAATGAATTTTAGGTTACCTTCTTGTGTTGGGGGAAGCATTTGGTCCGCCAGAGCCTCTGACAAGCTCAGAGCTGTGTCCAGTCCCACAGCTGTCACACCAACGACCCTCTTCAGAGGTGATTGGTTAATGCCATCATTCATCCTCCTCATCACCCagtcaatggtttgattggcTGCAGTGCTCATCCCAGCCTGAATctcattcattttgtttttggcagGGATAACAATCTGAgcaaagaaaattaaatcataacataaaatattttattattccaGACTTTGTAGACCTGTTGTGACTTATAAGGACTTAAACGAGGAAAGGAAGTGTTACCTTTTCTGTGGATGACAGAATTACAGAGAATGAAGCCTCCAGCCAGTCGAGACTCTTGCAGGCAACATCATTTGCATAGGAAACTGAAATATACCCATGAATAGTGTTGGGGTTTATCCAAAAAGCAACTTTGACCTGATGGTCAATGAAAAATGTCATTTCAGTCTCATCTTTAATGTAATGCATTGTATCCTGATGCTGCAATCTGTCAGGTTCACGTGTTCAACTGCTTGTAAACTAATGCCTAATCAGTCCAACATGGCAGCAAAACAATAAATTCAGGCATGTCAGTACgatctgctgaagttcaaacccaGCATGAAAGATGATTGAAATTACTTTGAATATGGCATGATGGTAGTGCCTGGCGGGCTGGTCtgggtatttcagaaactgctgaactactgggatttttccccacacaacagtgaatagaaaaaagaaacaactctggatgaaaatgccttgttaatGCCACAGGAAGAGGACAGTAAcacaaataaccacttgttacaatcaaaatatgcaaacaaTCATCTGAAATACACTACATTGGACCTTGAAGCAGCTGGGCTACAGCAGTACTTAAAGTGG
This window contains:
- the LOC134629717 gene encoding perilipin-2-like, producing the protein MTVNNNQKAPSAAARLANLPVVRSACARLSVLYTGTKSRHPGLKSACEVLESSVTAVGRAACYRASPVIVKLEPQISYANDVACKSLDWLEASFSVILSSTEKIVIPAKNKMNEIQAGMSTAANQTIDWVMRRMNDGINQSPLKRVVGVTAVGLDTALSLSEALADQMLPPTQEDAFLFFVSLEEARLMEGFEVVTLRGRYPERLCSLTAKMCRRLYHETGSKIQAVQEVMRSSPGPSALVQNLQTSWLALVWSVQRLPQYLQNQAFSGFFFIIQMYNLNSLPTQKKQSNQGRGYLRTSVPQRGVAQKGRATKRSGFDS